A genomic stretch from Pararhizobium sp. IMCC21322 includes:
- a CDS encoding Ldh family oxidoreductase: MTRDRVTATDLEAYVLRLFAALSVEEKQARSVAANMIWSELVGRENFGVLRIPIHVKRLRAGVLNPQSNPHFERTGTSAGVLNAENGFGYYAGDLATQHAVDLARETGIGIVGVKHSNFFGTGAYFAAQAADKGMLSLVMSNSFPKVVAHGGLSAVLGTNPFAFGAPRENGDHLLVDFATSSLAGSTVREYLSKGEALPQGLAIRPDGQPETDPAKIGEAALLPFGGAKGYGLSLMVEILSGILSGAGFSDGVKSTYSNFADNSDNGHCVIVIDVEKFMPLADFFARFEAFRALLKASSSEAEVLLPGEIRWANFKANSENGLDIPQKIQAELAALSAEFNIPTPW, translated from the coding sequence GTGACCCGTGATCGTGTCACCGCCACTGATCTGGAAGCCTATGTTTTGCGCCTGTTTGCAGCCCTGTCCGTTGAGGAAAAGCAGGCCCGATCCGTAGCGGCCAACATGATCTGGAGCGAACTGGTGGGACGTGAGAATTTCGGTGTTCTGCGCATCCCTATCCATGTGAAGCGTTTGCGCGCTGGGGTGCTGAACCCGCAAAGCAACCCTCACTTCGAGCGCACCGGAACAAGTGCAGGCGTTTTGAATGCGGAAAATGGATTTGGCTATTATGCCGGAGACCTTGCAACACAACACGCCGTGGATCTGGCGCGGGAGACCGGCATTGGCATTGTCGGCGTAAAGCACAGCAATTTTTTTGGAACAGGTGCCTACTTCGCCGCTCAGGCCGCAGACAAGGGCATGCTCTCGCTGGTCATGAGCAACTCATTTCCCAAAGTGGTGGCTCATGGCGGCCTATCTGCCGTTCTTGGCACCAACCCTTTCGCCTTTGGAGCGCCACGCGAAAATGGCGATCATCTGCTCGTCGATTTTGCCACATCATCCTTGGCAGGCTCCACAGTGCGGGAGTATCTGTCCAAAGGTGAAGCTCTGCCGCAAGGACTCGCAATCAGGCCGGATGGTCAACCCGAAACGGATCCGGCAAAAATCGGTGAGGCGGCGCTGCTACCCTTTGGCGGTGCAAAGGGATACGGGCTGTCTTTGATGGTGGAAATCCTGTCCGGTATTCTGAGCGGCGCAGGGTTTTCCGACGGGGTTAAATCGACCTATAGCAACTTTGCAGACAACAGCGATAACGGCCACTGCGTGATTGTGATCGACGTGGAAAAATTCATGCCGCTGGCCGATTTCTTTGCGCGATTTGAAGCCTTTAGAGCGCTTCTGAAAGCGTCAAGTTCCGAAGCAGAAGTCCTGCTTCCTGGAGAAATTCGCTGGGCGAACTTCAAAGCCAATAGCGAAAACGGGTTGGATATTCCGCAAAAAATCCAAGCTGAACTGGCTGCCCTGTCCGCAGAATTCAACATACCGACACCCTGGTAG
- a CDS encoding oligosaccharide flippase family protein: MMPKLASLLSTLFGTSFFLTVARLGGAGTGIILQILIARFYGADVLGTYYVALSLGGILSVFISMGYPWIVAPILADHEADSHSTSLKAFLQLVRKDALLLTGLFSIPIALLIWLYPEMATDKRYALLIGLATAPVYLVMRLCGGIANAMKFFQLANLPELLFRPVLTLCFVAAALAFSVPIGSVSIVTLNFLIVVALTVWMALALRQKTRSEFVGAAGDAPLSGQETSKLRRLAVPMIFSTLFVNMFADMDILMIGLILPVDEAGIFGVAMKIAALLVFAVQVTHQILLRDAANAHLAADSQKMHRIIGKANVFAIVSSIASLIGLLLFGKFVLGLFGPEFQAAYVCLLGLIIAQIIRASAGPAIQILMITKNQRAGIPVYICSTVLLFVSNLVLVPLFKYEGAAAAVIITTLFWSVWLNHLAKQKTGYQVSIFGKSRRVH; encoded by the coding sequence ATGATGCCGAAACTTGCCAGTTTGCTTTCCACCCTGTTCGGCACGTCATTCTTCCTGACGGTGGCGCGGCTTGGTGGCGCGGGTACAGGCATCATTCTACAGATATTGATCGCAAGGTTTTATGGTGCTGATGTGCTGGGCACCTATTATGTGGCGTTGAGCCTTGGCGGTATCCTGTCAGTCTTTATCTCGATGGGATATCCGTGGATTGTCGCACCCATCCTTGCCGATCATGAAGCAGACAGTCATTCGACCAGCCTTAAGGCATTCCTTCAATTGGTTCGCAAGGATGCTTTGCTTCTGACAGGCCTGTTCAGCATCCCGATTGCGTTGCTGATATGGCTGTATCCGGAAATGGCCACTGACAAACGTTACGCATTGCTGATTGGTCTGGCCACGGCTCCCGTCTATCTGGTGATGCGGCTATGCGGCGGCATTGCAAACGCCATGAAGTTCTTTCAATTGGCCAATCTGCCGGAGCTGTTGTTCAGGCCGGTGCTGACGCTCTGTTTTGTGGCGGCAGCTTTGGCCTTTTCAGTGCCGATTGGCTCCGTTTCAATAGTCACGCTCAATTTTCTGATTGTCGTCGCCCTGACAGTCTGGATGGCATTGGCGTTACGCCAAAAGACCCGTTCTGAATTTGTCGGTGCTGCAGGCGATGCTCCTCTGTCCGGCCAGGAGACGTCAAAACTCAGACGGCTCGCTGTTCCGATGATCTTCTCCACCTTGTTCGTCAATATGTTCGCGGACATGGATATCTTGATGATCGGGCTGATCCTGCCGGTTGACGAAGCGGGTATCTTTGGCGTTGCCATGAAAATAGCGGCCTTGCTGGTCTTTGCTGTTCAGGTCACCCACCAGATCCTGTTGCGCGATGCCGCCAACGCACATCTGGCGGCAGATAGCCAGAAAATGCATCGGATCATTGGAAAGGCCAATGTCTTTGCAATTGTCTCCAGCATCGCATCACTGATTGGCCTGCTGCTCTTCGGGAAGTTTGTTCTGGGTCTCTTCGGCCCGGAGTTTCAGGCAGCCTATGTCTGCCTTCTCGGATTGATCATAGCCCAGATCATTCGAGCCTCAGCAGGCCCTGCAATTCAGATATTGATGATCACCAAAAACCAGCGCGCCGGTATACCGGTCTATATCTGCAGCACAGTCCTGCTCTTTGTCAGCAATCTGGTGCTGGTCCCGCTCTTCAAATATGAAGGCGCGGCAGCAGCGGTCATCATTACAACCCTCTTCTGGTCTGTCTGGCTGAACCATCTGGCAAAACAGAAAACCGGGTATCAGGTGTCCATTTTCGGCAAATCCAGACGGGTACACTAA
- a CDS encoding NAD(P)-dependent alcohol dehydrogenase → MKAVIYKQYGAPDVLKLSQVTKPTPKDNEVLIKIYATSVTTGDQKARSLDLPRGYGLIGRLVFGTFAPRRKILGTEYAGRIVAVGQSVTRFKIGDDVFAYPGAKFGGYAEYATIAEGAAIALMPASSSYKEAAGLSFGGATALNFLRDKAGIQSGDKVLINGASGGVGTAAVQIAKYFGAHVSGVCSAGNMDLVRSIGADSVIDYTQEDFSWQENAYDIILDTTGTLTYKSAQKALRTGGRFLMVSGDLPQLLSMIFATKTDGKKGIGGYAPEKAEELKFIAELVEAGQFSPVIDRCYPLDQIQKAHAYVDTGRKKGNVIISVDDGI, encoded by the coding sequence ATGAAAGCTGTGATCTATAAACAATATGGCGCACCCGACGTGCTCAAGCTCAGTCAGGTGACCAAACCTACGCCGAAAGACAATGAGGTGCTCATCAAGATATACGCAACAAGCGTGACCACCGGCGACCAGAAGGCACGCAGCCTGGACTTGCCAAGGGGATACGGGCTGATCGGTCGTCTGGTGTTTGGGACTTTCGCACCAAGACGCAAAATCCTTGGAACTGAATATGCTGGTCGAATTGTTGCTGTTGGACAAAGCGTCACGCGGTTTAAGATTGGCGATGATGTTTTTGCCTATCCCGGCGCTAAATTCGGCGGTTATGCGGAATATGCAACCATTGCCGAGGGTGCAGCCATTGCTTTGATGCCTGCTTCTTCAAGCTACAAGGAAGCAGCCGGTCTGTCCTTTGGCGGTGCCACTGCTCTGAATTTTTTGCGGGATAAGGCCGGGATCCAAAGTGGTGACAAAGTGCTCATAAATGGTGCCTCAGGCGGGGTTGGAACCGCTGCGGTCCAAATCGCCAAGTATTTTGGCGCACATGTCAGCGGTGTCTGCAGCGCCGGTAATATGGATCTTGTTCGATCCATAGGAGCCGACAGCGTCATTGATTACACACAGGAAGACTTTTCCTGGCAAGAAAATGCCTACGACATCATTCTCGATACAACTGGCACCCTCACCTATAAATCAGCGCAAAAAGCTTTGCGCACAGGTGGGCGCTTTCTGATGGTTTCCGGTGATTTACCGCAGCTTTTGTCGATGATTTTTGCAACGAAAACCGATGGCAAAAAAGGCATCGGGGGTTATGCCCCGGAGAAGGCCGAAGAATTGAAGTTTATCGCAGAGCTTGTGGAGGCTGGCCAGTTCAGCCCCGTCATTGACCGATGCTATCCGCTTGACCAGATTCAAAAGGCGCATGCCTATGTGGATACCGGTCGCAAAAAGGGAAATGTTATCATCAGCGTGGATGACGGGATTTAG